In the Halichoerus grypus chromosome 4, mHalGry1.hap1.1, whole genome shotgun sequence genome, one interval contains:
- the STOML3 gene encoding stomatin-like protein 3, with protein MRNRGQFVGGISSKRLGVCGWILFSLSLLLMIITFPISIWMCLKIIKEYERAVVFRLGRIQADKARGPGLILVLPCIDVFVKVDLRTVTCNIPPQEILTRDSVTTQVDGVVYYRIYSAVSAVANVNDVHQATFLLAQTTLRNVLGMQTLSQILAGREEIAHSIQTLLDDATELWGIRVARVEIKDVRIPVQLQRSMAAEAEATREARARVLAAEGEMNASKSLKSASMVLTESPIALQLRYLQTLTTVATEKNSTIVFPLPMSILEGIGGVSYNNHQKAPNRA; from the exons GCATCAGCAGTAAACGGCTCGGTGTATGTGGCTGgatcctcttttccctttctttgttgcTGATGATCATTACCTTCCCCATCTCCATATGGATGTGCTTGAAG ATCATTAAGGAGTATGAACGTGCTGTTGTATTCCGACTGGGACGCATCCAAGCTGACAAAGCCAGAGGGCCAG GTTTGATCCTGGTCCTGCCCTGCATAGATGTATTTGTCAAGGTTGATCTCCGAACTGTTACTTGCAACATTCCTCCACAAGAG ATCCTCACCAGAGACTCCGTGACTACTCAAGTGGACGGAGTTGTCTATTACAGAATCTATAGTGCTGTCTCAGCGGTGGCTAATGTCAACGATGTCCACCAAGCCACATTTCTGCTGGCTCAGACTACTCTGAGAAACGTCTTAGGGATGCAGACCCTGTCCCAAATTTTAGCTGGCCGGGAAGAGATCGCCCATAGCATCCAG ACCTTACTCGATGATGCTACCGAGCTGTGGGGGATCCGGGTGGCCCGGGTGGAAATCAAAGATGTCCGGATCCCGGTGCAGCTGCAGCGGTCCATGGCGGCGGAGGCTGAGGCCACCCGGGAAGCCAGGGCCAGG GTCCTTGCAGCGGAAGGAGAAATGAATGCTTCCAAATCTCTGAAGTCAGCCTCCATGGTGCTGACCGAGTCCCCCATAGCCCTGCAGCTGCGTTACCTGCAAACCCTAACCACCGTGGCCACGGAGAAGAATTCCACCATCGTGTTCCCTCTGCCCATGAGTATCCTGGAGGGCATTGGTGGTGTCAGCTACAATAACCACCAGAAGGCTCCGAACAGAGCCTGA